A region from the Aegilops tauschii subsp. strangulata cultivar AL8/78 chromosome 5, Aet v6.0, whole genome shotgun sequence genome encodes:
- the LOC109764436 gene encoding ABC transporter G family member 53, producing the protein MDDAGEIHAFGRSLRRESSVWSRGGEELFSRSSRDEDDEEALRWAALEKLPTYDRARTAVLAMPEGELKEVNVEKLGAQEKHALLQRIAWVGDDHERFLSKFKDRVDRVGIQLPTIEVRYDNLNVEAEAYVGSRGLPTILNTYANVLEGLANALHLTQNKKRKISILHNVSGIIKPHRMTLLLGPPGAGKTSLLLALAGTLPSSLKMSGDIIYNGHTMDEFVPRRSAAYVSQHDLHMAELTVRETVNFSAKCQGIGHRFDLLMELSRREKEENIKPDPEIDIYLKAAATGEQKAEVVTNHILKVLGLDICADTLVGNNMLRGISGGQKKRVTTAEMLVTPGRALFMDEISTGLDSSTTFQIVNSIRQTIHIIGGTAVIALLQPAPETYELFDDIILLSDGQVVYNGPREHVLEFFKSMGFKCPERKGVADFLQEVTSRKDQGQYWINSDETYRYVPVKEFAEAFQSFHVGQAIKSELAVPFDKNGSHPAALKTSQYGASMKELLKANINREVLLMKRNSFVYIFKATQLTIMAIIAMTVFLRINMHHDSVTDGGIYMGALFFGILMIMFNGLAEVGLTIAKLPVFFKQRNLLFFPAWTYTLPSWLIKTPLSLLNVTIWVGITYYGIGFDPNVQRFFRQFLLLFLMNEASSGLFRFIAGLARHQVVSSTLGSFCILIFMLTGGFVLARENVKKWWIWGYWISPLMYAQNALSVNEFLGHSWNKTIPGFKEPLGNLVLKSRGVFPDTKWYWIGAGALLGYVLLFNILYTVCLTFLDPFDSNQPTVSEETLKIKQANLTGEVLEASSRGRVNNSTIASRDTEDGSNDESTSNHATVNSSPGKKGMVLPFVPLSITFDDIKYSVDMPQEIKAQGVAESRLELLKGISGSFRPGVLTALMGVSGAGKTTLMDVLAGRKTSGYIEGNITISGYPKKQETFARVSGYCEQNDIHSPNVTVYESLAFSSWLRLPANVDSSTRKMFIDEVMELVELSPLRDALVGLPGVSGLSTEQRKRLTIAVELVANPSIIFMDEPTSGLDARAAAIVMRAIRNTVDTGRTVVCTIHQPSIDIFESFDELFLMKRGGEEIYVGPLGRHSCELIRYFEAIEDVRKIKDGYNPSTWMLEVTSATQEQMTGINFSQVYKNSELYRRNKNLIKELSTPPEGSSDLSFPTQYSQTFLTQCFACLWKQSLSYWRNPPYTAVKYFYTTVIALLFGTMFWGIGKKRHNQQDLFNAMGSMYSSVLFMGVQNSASVQPVVAVERTVFYRERAAHMYSPLPYALGQVAIELPYIFVQSLIYGVLVYAMIGFEWTAVKFFWYLFFMYFTLAYFTFYGMMSVGLTPNYNVASVASTAFYALWNLFSGFITPRTRIPIWWRWYYWLSPIAWTLNGLVTSQFGDVTEKFDNGVRVSDFVESYFGYHHDFLWVVAVVVVSFALLFAFLFGLSIKLFNFQKR; encoded by the exons ATGGACGACGCGGGCGAGATACACGCGTTCGGGCGCAGCCTGCGGCGGGAGAGCTCGGTGTGGTCGCGCGGCGGGGAGGAGCTGTTCTCGCGGTCGTCGCgggacgaggacgacgaggaggcgcTGCGATGGGCGGCGCTGGAGAAGCTGCCCACCTACGACCGCGCGCGCACGGCGGTGCTGGCCATGCCGGAGGGGGAGCTCAAGGAGGTGAACGTGGAGAAGCTGGGCGCGCAGGAGAAGCACGCGCTGCTGCAGCGCATCGCCTGGGTCGGCGACGACCACGAGCGCTTTCTCTCCAAGTTCAAGGACCGCGTCGACCG AGTGGGGATCCAGCTGCCGACGATCGAGGTGAGGTACGACAACCTCAACGTGGAGGCGGAGGCGTACGTCGGGAGCAGGGGCCTGCCCACCATCCTCAACACCTACGCCAATGTACTCGAG GGCCTGGCAAATGCTCTCCACCTGACACAAAACAAGAAGCGGAAAATATCAATCCTTCACAATGTCAGTGGAATCATCAAGCCTCACAG GATGACCTTGCTTCTGGGTCCCCCTGGCGCGGGAAAAACCTCGCTGCTTTTGGCCTTGGCCGGAACCCTGCCTTCGAGTCTTAAG ATGTCAGGGGACATAATTTACAATGGGCATACCATGGATGAGTTTGTGCCACGGAGATCGGCTGCCTATGTTAGCCAACATGATCTGCATATGGCGGAATTGACTGTCCGTGAGACAGTCAACTTCTCTGCAAAATGTCAAGGAATTGGTCACCGTTTCG ACCTGCTAATGGAGCTATCGAGGAGAGAAAAGGAAGAAAATATCAAACCAGATCCAGAAATTGATATTTACTTGAAG GCTGCTGCGACAGGAGAGCAGAAAGCCGAGGTGGTCACAAATCACATTTTGAAG GTCTTGGGGTTGGATATCTGTGCCGATACACTGGTAGGCAATAATATGTTGAGAGGCATATCAGGAGGGCAAAAAAAGAGAGTAACTACAG CTGAGATGCTTGTCACACCAGGACGAGCCCTTTTCATGGATGAGATATCAACTGGACTTGACAGCTCAACAACCTTCCAGATTGTGAACTCCATCCGACAAACAATCCACATTATTGGTGGAACAGCAGTCATTGCCTTGCTACAACCTGCACCAGAGACATACGAATTGTTTGATGATATAATTCTCCTCTCAGACGGTCAGGTTGTCTACAATGGCCCTCGAGAACATGTGCTCGAGTTCTTTAAATCAATGGGATTCAAATGTCCTGAGCGAAAAGGCGTAGCTGACTTCTTGCAAGAA GTTACATCAAGAAAAGATCAAGGACAATACTGGATAAACAGTGATGAGACATACCGATATGTTCCTGTTAAGGAGTTTGCGGAGGCATTTCAATCTTTCCACGTTGGTCAAGCTATAAAGAGTGAGTTAGCAGTGCCGTTTGACAAGAATGGAAGTCATCCTGCGGCTCTGAAAACATCACAATACGGTGCCAGCATGAAGGAACTACTCAAAGCTAATATCAACAGAGAGGTGCTGCTCATGAAAAGAAACTCCTTTGTGTATATATTCAAGGCAACTCAG TTGACAATCATGGCGATCATTGCAATGACCGTCTTTCTGCGCATCAATATGCATCATGACTCGGTGACAGATGGAGGGATATACATGGGTGCTCTCTTCTTTGGGATTTTGATGATCATGTTCAATGGTTTAGCAGAAGTAGGTCTAACTATTGCAAAGCTCCCTGTTTTTTTCAAGCAACGGAATCTTCTCTTCTTTCCAGCATGGACATACACGTTGCCGTCATGGCTCATTAAGACCCCTCTCTCCTTGCTCAATGTAACAATTTGGGTCGGCATAACATACTATGGCATTGGATTTGATCCCAACGTACAGAG ATTTTTTAGGCAGTTCCTGCTGCTCTTTTTAATGAACGAGGCGTCGTCTGGACTCTTTCGCTTCATTGCTGGTCTTGCAAGGCATCAGGTTGTTTCAAGCACCCTCGGTTCCTTCTGCATACTAATTTTTATGCTCACTGGTGGATTCGTCCTGGCAAGAG AGAATGTAAAGAAATGGTGGATATGGGGGTACTGGATATCACCCCTGATGTACGCACAAAATGCACTATCGGTGAATGAGTTCCTAGGTCACAGCTGGAACAAG ACAATCCCCGGTTTCAAGGAGCCACTTGGAAACCTAGTTCTGAAATCTCGAGGGGTCTTTCCTGATACGAAGTGGTACTGGATTGGTGCTGGTGCCTTGCTCGGATATGTGCTACTATTTAATATCCTCTATACCGTCTGCCTCACATTCCTCGACC CATTTGACAGCAACCAGCCAACAGTATCTGAAGAAACATTGAAGATAAAACAAGCTAATCTCACTGGTGAAGTTTTAGAAGCATCATCGAGAGGACGGGTTAACAACAGTACAATAGCATCTAGAG ATACTGAGGATGGGAGCAATGATGAATCAACTTCCAATCATGCAACAGTGAATTCTAGTCCAGGCAAGAAAGGAATGGTCCTCCCTTTTGTGCCTCTCTCCATCACATTCGATGATATAAAATACAGTGTAGACATGCCACAG GAAATTAAAGCACAAGGTGTGGCAGAGAGCCGGTTGGAACTACTGAAGGGTATCAGTGGTTCATTTAGGCCAGGAGTGCTTACAGCTCTTATGGGTGTCAGTGGTGCCGGTAAGACAACACTGATGGATGTGTTGGCTGGACGGAAGACCAGTGGATACATAGAGGGCAACATTACAATCTCTGGTTATCCAAAGAAGCAAGAAACTTTTGCTCGTGTATCAGGATACTGTGAGCAGAACGACATTCATTCACCAAATGTGACCGTCTATGAGTCTCTTGCATTCTCTTCATGGCTCCGATTACCTGCCAATGTTGATTCCTCAACAAGAAAG ATGTTCATTGATGAGGTCATGGAATTGGTGGAACTCTCCCCCTTAAGAGATGCATTGGTTGGATTACCTGGTGTTAGTGGATTGTCGACTGAGCAAAGGAAAAGGCTAACAATAGCAGTGGAGCTGGTTGCTAACCCTTCCATCATTTTCATGGACGAACCAACATCTGGACTTGATGCACGGGCAGCAGCCATTGTCATGAGGGCAATAAGGAATACTGTAGATACAGGACGGACAGTTGTTTGCACcattcatcaaccaagcatcgacatatttgagtcttttgatgaG CTCTTCCTGATGAAACGAGGAGGTGAAGAGATTTATGTAGGTCCACTAGGCCGGCACTCATGTGAGCTGATCAGATATTTTGAG GCTATTGAAGATGTCAGAAAGATTAAAGACGGTTACAATCCTTCAACATGGATGCTGGAAGTGACTAGTGCAACACAAGAACAGATGACTGGGATTAACTTCAGTCAAGTATACAAGAATTCTGAACTATATCG GAGGAACAAAAATCTAATAAAGGAGCTAAGCACACCTCCTGAAGGTTCAAGCGACCTATCCTTTCCAACCCAATACTCACAAACTTTCCTCACACAGTGTTTTGCTTGCCTGTGGAAGCAAAGCCTGTCATACTGGAGAAACCCTCCATACACAGCTGTCAAGTACTTCTATACTACAGTGATTGCACTGTTGTTTGGGACAATGTTCTGGGGCATTGGCAAAAAAAG ACACAATCAACAGGACTTGTTCAATGCCATGGGTTCCATGTATTCCTCAGTTTTGTTCATGGGGGTGCAGAACTCTGCCTCAGTTCAGCCAGTTGTGGCTGTTGAGCGCACGGTCTTTTACAGGGAAAGAGCGGCTCACATGTACTCACCTTTGCCATATGCATTGGGACAG GTTGCAATTGAACTTCCATACATCTTTGTCCAGTCCTTAATATATGGTGTGCTAGTATATGCTATGATTGGGTTCGAGTGGACAGCTGTCAAATTCTTTTGGTACCTGTTCTTCATGTACTTCACTCTAGCTTACTTCACATTTTACGGAATGATGTCGGTGGGCCTGACTCCAAACTACAACGTTGCCTCTGTTGCTTCCACGGCATTCTATGCTCTTTGGAACCTTTTCTCGGGATTTATTACACCAAGAACT AGAATCCCGATATGGTGGAGGTGGTACTACTGGCTCAGCCCTATTGCATGGACACTGAATGGTCTAGTCACTTCACAGTTTGGAGATGTAACCGAAAAGTTTGATAATGGCGTGCGGGTATCCGATTTTGTAGAAAGCTATTTTGGGTACCATCATGACTTCCTGT